From Lolium perenne isolate Kyuss_39 chromosome 5, Kyuss_2.0, whole genome shotgun sequence, a single genomic window includes:
- the LOC127302003 gene encoding uncharacterized protein gives MGGVAAWEHELCGVEKLWTDTHEIQQMINVIAHVRGVAINLNLPTPPDQDRSLRRFNWVEQKRVIEMVGSHVRSLDGPLMVFEQARNTSKKKRA, from the exons ATGGGAGGCGTGGCCGCGTGGGAACACGAGCTCTGTGGTGTAGAAAAACTGTGGACAGATACCCACGAGATTCAACAAATGATAAAT GTAATTGCACATGTGAGGGGTGTGGCCATCAATCTGAACCTGCCTACTCCACCGGATCAG GATAGGTCCCTACGACGGTTTAATTGGGTGGAGCAGAAGCGGGTGATCGAGATGGTGGGGTCTCATGTTCGTAGTTTGGATGGTCCACTGATG GTCTTCGAGCAGGCAAGGAacacctcaaaaaaaaaaagagcataG